ACCAACTTGTGACTTGGTCTCCCTTGACACCTTTTCCCATTACCGACTTTTTGATGAGTCGGGAATTACCGCCAACAAATGTTTCACCACTAAAGCTTGAAAATGCATCAAGAAACTTAAAACAGTTGCATTAAAAAGCAGGAAAAAGTATAGGGAGGTTAAGCACTGTGTTTTTATTAGGGTTTTTAAGATCATTTAGGCATCAAGAAACTTAAAACAGTTAAATTCACTACTACAAAAAGAGGCATTTGCTATGAAATTTTGCTACGGAAAAAAATGGTGGCAAATTTTGCTACGAGTTAGCTACGGATTAGGTACGAACACATTTTGCTACGAATTAGCTACGTATTAGCTACGAACTTTCGTCGCAAATGAATTTCGTAGCAAAACTCATAGCAAATCCGTAGCAAAATTGACGAAATTAATATAAAACATATAATGTAGCAAAACCGGTATCAAAATCCGTAGCTAAACCATGAAAATAAGTATTTcgaaataaactaaaaaaaagtaaaataaaatttGTAGCAAAATCGATAGCAAAATTgtgaaaataaatataataaaaaaaacttagtAAAATTGGTAGCAAAGTCCTTAgctaaatcataaaaataaatatttacagcCACATTAAGCCACATGCAGTTTGTTCTATGTTTGGATGTTTGATTTATATATGGATGTAAAAAAGCATATTTACAGCCACAATATTGCCAATTTTGATCTATTGGTATTTTGGTTAGATGGTTAGCCTTTGTATTGACAATTTACAAAAGACACAAAAGCAATTGCATTACACATATTAGTAGAATTACATTTAAACCCCTATAATTACAAAAGCACATGTTTCATTACATATGAAATTTGAAAATTAAAACAAATGTAACAATGAAGAAGAAAATCCAGCTAATGAGAAGCATTTTCTCAGGTTATTCGCTTGATCTGCACTTGTTTCGAGCTGTAAGGCTAAATTCTAATTCTGAATTTCAACCTCGTTCCTAGCCCTCAACAAACCGAAGATAATGCCCATTGATCGTTGGCAAAGCTCAATTTCACACCAAACAATAAACCCACAATTTACAGGACGCTTGTAAAACCTTCTACTTGGATTTCTTAAAGTCTAAGATGTGCGTATGATAACTAGTCTTCCATATATGTAGTATACCATCTTCGATCGTGGATTCGTGGGATTGAGGTTTAGGATTTCTTATTTGAAGGAACCTAGCGTTTGGAGAAGGTTTGAGGTGTAAGAGATGATCGTGGGGTTTTATATTAGATTTGAGAAGAAGATGAGGGTAAAATTACTTAATTGCCCCTCACGTGAGGGGCACATGACCTTACTTCACTGAGATGACGACATAAAATGAGTTTGTGTGGAAAGTGGTTATTTACTACATTTGTTTTACGTTGGCTAGTTGAGGCAACAATTGCAATAATGACACACAACAACAGAGTACTTTTGAACCGAAAGTCAATCACTTTTTTGTAGTCGTTACCAACAGCTATCAGTTGTCGGCTCGTTGGACGTTGGTACTTGGCAAGGTGAGAGCTTTAAGCCCGATATCCTGGTGTCGCACTCCCCACACAAGCAGCACCCGACCCGACGAAGGGTCGACTTTCCGGCAAGAGTTAACATGATACCACTAACTAGGGATGAGCGTGGTACCAATACCAAAATTCGTCAAAACTGAGTACCGGTATCGAAATattcggtacggtaccggtattttaaggtaaaattcggtattttacCGGTATCAATAtcgaaaattataaaaagtgggtaccggtacaaAAAATTCGGTACGAAAAATTCCGTACCAATAcctaagggtgaagggggtgctcacctaataggtgagtcccctctcttacgccaaaccaatccccgtgtgccacgtcaactcccctcttaaattcccctaacaccccaatttgatggcgccactcccctcttaactacccttgtttttttattcaaaaaaaaaaaaacaaaattgttTGATTGGTTGGAAAAATGGGCCCCACCATCTGTCTTCCTCCCCGCTCGCGGTGAACAACCACCCAATTTGTTCCCCGATTTCCCTCCCCGAACCAATGGCAGCCCCCCCCCCCTAATCGGTGAAGTCCCTCCCCGATTTGCTTTACCGACTGCACCCCGTACAGCCTAACACCAAATACTCATCCCTACCACTGACCATAGGGACCATTTAATGAAATTAATTATGGGGGAGACTATTTGCACACTTGATGTGTAGATAATCAGCCCAAAAAGGGCtttttgtcctatatgcacaccctgcagtgtcgagctgtggTCAAAGCGCGAcattttggtccggtcaaccagacaaagactgacgtgTGTCTGACGGGTCTTTTGagcggaccaaaacgccgagctttggccgcgttttggtcctgtcaaccagacacccggttagtcttttgtctggttgacaggaccaaaacgcggccaaagctcgacGTTTTGATCCGGTCAACAGACCTGTCAGTCTTTTGTCTAGTTGACCGAACCAAAATGTCACGCTTTGACCACAACTCAATACTATAGGAtgtgcatataggacaaaaaaaccctttttagTATGTATATAGGCATTTAGGTGTGCCAATATTTAATTATTCTTCAAGGGGCATACACATCATACTTTAATATTCACACATCTTACCATTCTTCACCTAGACAGATTTCAGCTTGAAGACTCAAAACTTCTTCAAACACAAGagtcaagagagagagagagagagagagagagagagagagagagagagagaatcacCAGGTAGAATgcatttctagagagagaaacctATACATACATGACCCATTATACTACACTTCATAATTTCTAACACACACACACGCATCTATCTTCATCAATTACAGACCTTTTTCTTGtgaatttttagggtttttttgttCTGAAAAATGTCGAGCTCTGGTCCGAACGATGAGGTTGTTTCAATGGAGCTTCCTGCACCTTCTGGCTGGAAGAAAACggttctctctctttctctctctctctctctctctctacatttCATCTTAAACTGAATCATAATAATACATGTTATGCTAGCTTTTGTGGTTACATTGTTTGTTAGTTTCTTGATTTGAGGTTATAAGTGTGGTTTAATTGGTTCAAATTTAGTGTTTTGTGTTgaaattttgtttcttttttgtgggttttttcaaaaaattagggttttttttgtgGGGTTttcagaaattagggtttttttttgtgggtttttgtcaATTTGATGAAATTTGGGTTTTTTGGATTAGGGGTTTtaaattagggtttgattgatgcGATTGTTATAATTCTGAGCATACATTGTTGTTTAATTTtgggattagggttcttgataggGTAATTTTTGTGGGTTTTGATTAATTGGGGAAAACATGGGTTGCTTagggttttttaattttttatgtgGATTGGGTACTTTCTGCGACATTTTCGGTTTTGTTAACCTTTGATTTGTTAAAAAAGATATGAACTTTGGTTTGTATGGGCATATTTAGGGTTAAAGATTGGTAAAGTTTAGGTCTTGGTTATGtaaatttaagtttttttttttttttttttttttttaatttaatggaTCTGTCAAGGGTTTTGCTTTTAGTGAAATTTCGATTTTACGGTTAGGGGCAATTTCATATATCCCCCTCTAAACTAGCAAAATTCCGTATTTCCAATAAACATTAGCTTTCAATGCATAATGTGTTAACGTGTTTAAATCCAATCAGTGATACGGGTTAGTTTTACGGGTCATGGGTCGGACGTCATAGTATGTAGTGGGTACCATTTGAGTTTCGGTTCTGAATCAATTCGTTTCTTGAAACCAACCCACTTCTTGTCAAGGTCTCTTTTTTATGTTCTATCAAGAACAAACGGAAACACTTGTATAATGTACGGGTAGTGTGTGATGATTTTGTGAAATACCTAAATTACCCTTATCATGGATTTATGTATAGTTCGTGCTAAAGAAAGGAGGGACACCAAAGAAGAACGAGACGGTGTTCACGGCACCAACAGGGGAAGAGATTACGAACAAGAAGCAGTTAGAGCAGTACCTGAAATCGCACCCTGGTGGGCCCAAGATCTCGGAGTTTGACTGGGGAAGCGGTGAGACTCCACGAAGGTCAACACGGATCAGCGAGAAGGCAAAGTCAACCCCACCACCAGCTGAACCCGAGCCGGTCAAGAAACGTAGAAAGTCGACGTCTGCAAAGAAAGacaagaaagagaaagaagatgtTGAAATGCAGGAGGGTGAGAAAGATGACGAGAAGGCGAAAGAAGAGGCTGGTGAAAAGTGTGAAATACCAGAAATACCCCTGGCGGAGGAAGTAGCCGAACCAGTCAATGAGGTAACAAACGAGTCAAAGAAAGAGGTGAATGAAGAAACATGTGAAATACCGAAAGTGCCCCTACCCGAGGAAGTATCGAACCCTGTAACCGAACAAGTCGACAAACAAGGGTTAAAAGGCGAGGAGGCTGCAAAAGACGTTAACGAGGTAAAAAACGAGCCGAAGAAAGAGGAGAATGAAGAAACGTGTGAAATACCGAAAGTGCCCCTATCCGAGGAAGTATCGAACCCTGTAACTGAACAAGTCGAAAAACAAGAGTTAAAAGGCGAGGAGGCTGCAAAAGACGTTAACGTTAATGAAGAAGTGCTTGAAAACCCGATAACGCCCCCACCGAAGGAAGTAATTACCGAACCCGCCCTTGAAGAAGCTGTACCTGTAACAGAAGCAGCAGGAGAGACTGCAGCGGAGAATGGATGTTCAGTGGCGGAAGCCGCCAGCGAGGTGAAGCCTACATGGGAGGAGATAAAGATTGAGTAAGTGGTGGTGCCGCCAATGATGATCGTTTTTACGAAAGGGGCATTTCTGTAATTTGTTATTTGTAACCTGTCATAGAACTAGGAATGTTGAGAACTTAACTTTAGTGACATTAAAGGGACATATTTGACGTTTGTTGTCATAATCCGTCGTGAAACCGAGCCTCTTGAATGCCTTGTGAATTCTGGGTTACAGAGGTCGTGTTCATGCATGTATCATTATCGTGTAATAGGTAACTCTTTAATGAGAGCTTTAACTCTTGCCCGTTGTTGGTTTCTTCGGTAATTCTTGTGTCAGGAATTGTCGCCCCTATTGCTTGCCTAACAAATATTTGTTTTTTCGGTGTTGTTTTTGGGTTGTCTTAGGAATTGTCGCCCCTAATTGCTTGTCATATAAAATTAAAATCGTTAAAACTGGAAGACCCTAAATTAACAGTTGCTAAAGGCCCTTAAAAGCCATTTTCACTGTTTTCTCTTACTTTTTTTTGTTTGAATTTTATTGAGGTGGATTTGCTTAAAATTAATTACTAAAGTTGTAGTTATATATCAAGAATGGACAATTTCTTCGACGGAACCGCTGCTGTTTTATCTTGGAACTTATCTCCAAACATGTAATGGAGCTATTTTACGGCAATGGCGATGGTTAACTTACACACCCACTAAATTTACACTTCTAAATCTACGCTTATATCGACCGTGAGATTAGAAGCGCCTCAGAAACACATTATCCGTTTTTTTTCCGACTTTTTGCCAAAAGCTTTCATAAACGGAGAGCATTGATTATACTATacctatgttgtcaaagacgcaaggcgcaggcgaggcgcatcggcctcgcccggagcctaggcgcaaggcggaaaaaaaagcgtgggcttttttaagaaaagcgcacatagagaaaaaaaatatataaaaaatatgtaacactttgaaaataaataagattccacatatGAGTGTCTGAGCTTGAATTTGGTTGAACTTGTGCGTGCCCGCGCGAGCTCTGGAAACCCGGGCCCGCGTGAGCCAGTCATTTGTCCTGTTTTACCTTTTTTCCTGCGCCTCAACCACCTCGGTTTCGTGCCTCAACCACGTttttttgcgcctaggcgcgcgctttttgcGCCTCAGAACCGTTTTTTCAAAAAAGcccatttttgcgcctaggctacCGCCAGGCGCTGTAGATGCGCCTCGTTGCGCCTACGCGCGTgctttttgcgcttttgacaGCATAGGATTATACAAAACCCATATTATTGCAACCTTTTAAGAATATGATCTAGGAGGTTGTATGCATTTACATACAATTTTTGTTTGACTTCTAGTAAACGCATTAGAGAGAAAATGTTACATCACTGGCAAATCCCGTCTAAAAAGAGATATTTCCTGACCtcagtacgttttaggcacattgGCTGGAAGAGAGGAGAACGTGTATTTGGGTGAGAGTAATTCAAGATGGGTGACCTCATCGAAAGTTCCCACTCGGAATATTTCATTGTGGTCATTCCTTGTGTGTTCCATTTGTGTACTCTTTTTTATTTATCTTGCATCTGTTAACGTATTTACACGTTGGTAATAGATTGGCAATTAAAAAAGTTTACAATAGCGTGGCTACATCAAACTATAGCTAGAAGTTGTTGCAAGATAATTGATAATTTATTCGATACTCATAGAAAGCTTACAATAGTCAAGTGGTTGACACCAAACGATAAAAGATCGAAACCAAACCAGTCAAAAGAATTGACTGGACCATATAACAAACTTACAATAGTATATGACAAAGAGCTAGATCAACTGAGAAATAAAGATGCACACTTATAATGAAATGCAAACTCACATTCCAAGCACTTAAAGATCATATCATATCCCAATCGTTCACGACACTTAACGCACTCTCCATCGCTGTTAAACCCTTGTGCAAAAGTCAAGCAGTGTGAGTGACCTTTGATCTCAAGCATTCCTCCAAATTTGATATTGAGAAGCTTATTGACACCATGTCTAAAAGGATAATATGCACCTTGCTCACATTGAAGTATATTGGGTACACAAGCAACATCCATAGACTGGGCACATGTAGTGCAATGGTAGAACCATTTCCAAGGCTGAAACTTATACTCACATATCTCACAAAAGTATTCGCTGATATGGTTCTCTGCTGGATAGTATCTTAAGCTCAAAGGATGTTTATCACACTTGTGCTTAATCACTCTAGGCATTAAGAAAGCACACTCCGCATGAATGTAGAAATTACAAGAGGGACAATGAAATCCCCACCTTAGCCACGTATTTTCATAACATGCTTTGCAAGACACACGCATTTCATTATAAGGTGAAGGCATTACTCTCAATAGGAGATGATCTGGATGAGCCTCATGTGTTATTTCTTCAGGTATGAATGCACAATTAATATCAACATAAAAGTCACACATTGTGCATCCATACGCGAAACCATTAGATCGTAACCTGCAAACAGTACATTTGAACACGCCAAAGAACCTATCAGAGATTTTCGGCAGTAGAAAAAGCGTATGCTCGGGATGGCCCACGTAGTGTTGTACTTCCAAGGGTAGTTTGGCACACCACTCATGAagaacaaaacaacattttccaTCAACATATTCGGAACACATGTAAAATGGTACCGTTATGATTGGTTTCACACATCCGTCGCATAATAGCCGAACTCTTTTCATGGGGTCGTGAAGAGTTATACCAACTGGTGTTTGCTTGTCGAAAAGGATGAGTGGATGTTGATGGCTAAAATGGTTGAGCGTGTCACCATCATTTTGTTTACCAATCAACTCCTTTTGATTAGACATATGACGCTTTAAAAGATTGTCACCTTCATCGTTAAATGGGCAGTGGAGCAGATTCGGATGTTCATCCTCATTAAAATTTTTAGAAGTTTCGCCAAGGCCTGATAAAAATAAGATACTTGAAATTAAACTAAGATATAATgttcacacaaaaaaaaaacaaaaaaacaaaaaaagagaGATTGCTCACTTTCATGTTGGAAGATGGACATAAATGGTTCTCTCTTTGAAGTTGCACAGTCAACATGCACATAATATCGGCATTTATCACATTTGTAAGCCCATAAATGACCTTTGAAATGCTGACTACAGGCTCTACAATGGGGGAAGAATGCAGATTCTTGATCCAAAAAGGAAAAGGAATAGGCAAGGGTAAGTGGATGAGAATGAGTGAAAGTCCCATCGGTATGATTTTGTATTAGTAACTTGGCAGGCAACAAAGCACAGTCCTGGTTGATCCGAAACCCTGGACATGTGGTACACTGAAAGAAGACCCCTTCATGTTTATTACCACAAGCTAGACAACTAGATACGATGGACCCAGGCATTCGTTCCAGTAGGTGAGGGTGACTAGGATGGTTTATCTTCTGTTTCGGCATAGTAGCACAAGTAATGTCCATGAAAATATCGCAGACagaacaataataacacttatCCTCACGCTTAGTATTGCAGACATGACACgtaaataaataaacatcatCATGACTGAACAAAACATTGTGGTTAGGGTGTGATGGGTGATTTACTAGGGTCTCGGGTAGTTCTGCACAAAATTTGTGCAATGAGTAGTCACAGGACTTGCATTGGTAGTAACACAAATGAAATGACCAGATTCGTTCCTTACAAAGGTTGCATTGGCCACCATGATGGTCTTCCTCCAcaaaatcatcttcttctttctctttgtcttcatcttcgtcttcagaattttcatttttttgatTAGGCTGTTGTAGATACACAATGCTGAGCGGATGACGGCGATCAAAGTGATCAATTTCGTCCCTTGTAACTACATCGATTTATATTACCGACAGATTGGTCAAAAACATTATGTTTAAACATTAAAAAGAGAAATACAAAATAGGAGTGTCAACAGGAAAGCCAGAGAGAAATAGTTTTGTGCattcatttttcttttcattttagcAAATGATTCTCAACAAGATATCATCATAACATGCTATAATTCATCTTttaagcattttatcaaacacttggtgggcaTCCATTTGAATCCCCCAAGCAAGTTATCAAAACTCCTAAGATGCTTGCCATGAATTTATTTAGTATCACAAttcattcaatcataacaacaattCAATCAACATAGATTCTCATTACGCAAATTACATCAAGCTATTAGTCATGAATCATAGAATCTCTAGACCATGTCAAAACCCACTTAATCATACACAATGGCTCTCATAGAAATCACATTATCATCAAAATCTTTCCTAATTTCATATTCAAAAATGCTTACTAACATGATTCCTATCTTCAATTTATTTGACCACCAATTTCCTTCCTAATTGCTGAATTTTTGTGTTTATAAGGTGAAGGTCTTTCCCCCTCTTTCTCATTCTCAATCTACGCGCACACACACATTCTGTACaccaattttttttcttttaactaCTCACTTTCACACATATACGATTTCAGTCCCTATAATTTTTATGTCTTGTTTTATTTTActgggttaggatataataggaagtttgttTTTTTACTGGGTTATATATCAAGAATGAACAATTTCTTCGACGGAACCGCTGGTGTTTTTTCTTGGAACTTATCTCCAAACATGTAATCGAGCTATTTTACGGCATTGGCGATGGTTAACTTACATACCCACTAAATTTACACTTCTAAATCTACGCTTCTCGCCTCAGAAACACATTTACTAAACACGATAGACCACAAGCCGTTTGATACTGGTTCATCTAGTGGGTAGTGATTAGTGACCCACATAAATTGGATATTTTTGAAATGTGTTTCTGTTCAGCAGATTTTTAGGCTTACAAGACTTCATTCAAGCATTATTTGTGGGCCCAGTGAAAAGCCTAATTTTGGATCTAATACTAAAAGTGAATTCATGATCGAATGCTATATCAATTTTACTCATCAACCGATATGTTTACTTTTTGGATTGGTAGCCGAGCCCGTTTACTGTTCATCGAATACGTATCATTCAACCGGCATGGATTCCTGAGTCCGTAGCTACGGCTCATTGACGTTTGATATTGCCATGGTTATGATGTGACACACTACATCCGCACGGAAAGAATCATGGTAGACAATGACATCACTTGTCATTTCTCATAACGGTTATGTTGTTGATCCTAATATCCGATATAAAGCCCGACTTGTTGCCAAAAGTTTGTTGATCCTAATATCCGATATAAAGCCCGACTTGTTGCCAAAAGTTTTCATAAACGGAGAGCATTGATTATACAAAACCCATATTATTACAACCTTGTAAGAATATGATCTAGGAGGTTGTATGTATTTGAATACAATTTTTGTTTGACTTCTAGTAAACGCATTAGAGAGAAAATGTTACATCACTGGCAAATCCCACATCATTCCGTCTAAAAAAAGATATTTCCTGACCTcaatacgttttaggcacattGGCTGGAAGAGAGGAGAACGTGTATTTGGATGGGAGCAATTCAAGATGGGTGATCTCACAAAAGTTCCCCCTCGGAATATTTCATTGTGGTCATTGCTTGTGTGTTCCATCTGTGTactcttttttattttatctTGCATCTTTTAACGTATTTACACGTTGAGGTGACCTTTCTAAACGTAATTGTTTTAGATTAATCGTAGTATTAAGAGGAATCTGAAGTCTTTTATCAAATCGCGATTTTGCTGCCATTATCCTAGGATTAAAAGATTCGATACAAAGGGCCCGAGCATTCATGAGTAAATCTGGTAATAAATTATACAATAGATGCATTGACACAAGTATTGTGTACTGCTTAGATCCTACACTAATACACCATCTCATGATTCTTGATGACTTGACCATTGAAGGTTGTCCCGAGGCTTTGGCCCTCGGGCCCCTTCTAACGGATTTTATATTGCGTTTACAACTCTATTCAAGTCCTAGGGAGGTGACAAACAATAATACATCACTGCTGCCGAGGTTACTTCGAACCGGAAGATCCTCTTTCCTTGCACACTAGGCAGATTTTTATAGAAGCACATTTCGAGCACCAATTTTATAGCAACACATTTCAAGCGCCATGAATTTTTCATCCCATCCTAAAAAATGTACCTAGGGGTGATTTTTCACACCAAGTGTGAAAATGTGTCATATTGTGTAACTAACTGCAACAAACTTTTCATAAAATGTTGCAATGT
The sequence above is drawn from the Helianthus annuus cultivar XRQ/B chromosome 12, HanXRQr2.0-SUNRISE, whole genome shotgun sequence genome and encodes:
- the LOC110893885 gene encoding methyl-CpG-binding domain-containing protein 11, translating into MSSSGPNDEVVSMELPAPSGWKKTFVLKKGGTPKKNETVFTAPTGEEITNKKQLEQYLKSHPGGPKISEFDWGSGETPRRSTRISEKAKSTPPPAEPEPVKKRRKSTSAKKDKKEKEDVEMQEGEKDDEKAKEEAGEKCEIPEIPLAEEVAEPVNEVTNESKKEVNEETCEIPKVPLPEEVSNPVTEQVDKQGLKGEEAAKDVNEVKNEPKKEENEETCEIPKVPLSEEVSNPVTEQVEKQELKGEEAAKDVNVNEEVLENPITPPPKEVITEPALEEAVPVTEAAGETAAENGCSVAEAASEVKPTWEEIKIE
- the LOC110893884 gene encoding uncharacterized protein LOC110893884; protein product: MSIFQHESLGETSKNFNEDEHPNLLHCPFNDEGDNLLKRHMSNQKELIGKQNDGDTLNHFSHQHPLILFDKQTPVGITLHDPMKRVRLLCDGCVKPIITVPFYMCSEYVDGKCCFVLHEWCAKLPLEVQHYVGHPEHTLFLLPKISDRFFGVFKCTVCRLRSNGFAYGCTMCDFYVDINCAFIPEEITHEAHPDHLLLRVMPSPYNEMRVSCKACYENTWLRWGFHCPSCNFYIHAECAFLMPRVIKHKCDKHPLSLRYYPAENHISEYFCEICEYKFQPWKWFYHCTTCAQSMDVACVPNILQCEQGAYYPFRHGVNKLLNIKFGGMLEIKGHSHCLTFAQGFNSDGECVKCRERLGYDMIFKCLECEFAFHYKCASLFLS